From Desmodus rotundus isolate HL8 chromosome 10, HLdesRot8A.1, whole genome shotgun sequence, one genomic window encodes:
- the TUBB6 gene encoding tubulin beta-6 chain has translation MREIVHIQAGQCGNQIGTKFWEVISDEHGIDPAGGYVGDSALQLERINVYYNESSSQKYVPRAALVDLEPGTMDSVRSGPFGQLFRPDNFIFGQTGAGNNWAKGHYTEGAELVDSVLDVVRKECEHCDCLQGFQLTHSLGGGTGSGMGTLLISKIREEYPDRIMNTFSVMPSPKVSDTVVEPYNATLSVHQLVENTDETYCIDNEALYDICFRTLKLTTPTYGDLNHLVSATMSGVTTSLRFPGQLNADLRKLAVNMVPFPRLHFFMPGFAPLTARGSQQYRALTVPELTQQMFDAKNMMAACDPRHGRYLTVATVFRGPMSMKEVDEQMLAIQNKNSSYFVEWIPNNVKVAVCDIPPRGLKMASTFIGNSTAIQELFKRISEQFSAMFRRKAFLHWFTGEGMDEMEFTEAESNMNDLVSEYQQYQEATANDGEEAFEDDEEEINE, from the exons ATGAGGGAGATCGTGCACATCCAGGCGGGCCAATGCGGGAACCAGATAGGCACCAAG TTTTGGGAAGTGATCAGCGATGAACACGGTATCGACCCGGCTGGAGGCTACGTAGGTGACTCGGCGTTGCAACTGGAGAGAATCAACGTCTACTACAATGAGTCATCCT CTCAGAAATACgtgcccagggctgccctggtGGACTTGGAACCCGGCACCATGGATAGTGTGCGGTCTGGGCCTTTTGGGCAGCTCTTCCGGCCTGACAACTTCATCTTCG GACAAACCGGTGCAGGGAACAACTGGGCAAAGGGTCATTACACAGAAGGAGCAGAGCTGGTGGATTCGGTGCTCGACGTGGTGAGGAAAGAGTGTGAGCACTGTGACTGCCTGCAGGGCTTCCAGCTCACCCACTCCCTGGGAGGAGGAACAGGGTCGGGCATGGGCACGCTGCTCATCAGCAAAATCAGAGAGGAGTATCCTGACAGGATCATGAACACCTTCAGCGTCATGCCCTCCCCCAAAGTCTCGGACACGGTGGTGGAGCCCTACAATGCCACCTTGTCAGTCCACCAGCTGGTGGAGAACACGGATGAGACCTACTGCATTGACAATGAGGCCCTGTACGACATCTGCTTCCGCACCTTGAAGCTGACTACTCCAACTTACGGGGACCTCAATCACCTGGTGTCAGCCACCATGAGTGGAGTCACCACCTCGCTACGCTTCCCAGGCCAGCTCAACGCTGACCTCCGAAAGCTTGCTGTGAACATGGTCCCTTTCCCCCGCCTCCACTTCTTCATGCCCGGCTTTGCCCCCCTGACAGCCAGAGGCAGTCAGCAGTACCGGGCCCTGACAGTGCCCGAACTGACTCAGCAAATGTTTGATGCCAAGAACATGATGGCAGCTTGTGATCCAAGACATGGGCGCTACCTGACTGTGGCCACTGTCTTCCGGGGCCCCATGTCCATGAAGGAGGTGGACGAGCAGATGCTGGCTATCCAGAACAAGAACAGCAGCTATTTTGTGGAGTGGATCCCTAACAACGTCAAGGTGGCCGTGTGCGACATCCCTCCTCGAGGCCTCAAGATGGCCTCCACCTTCATTGGCAACAGCACAGCCATCCAGGAGCTGTTCAAGCGCATCTCGGAGCAGTTTTCTGCCATGTTCCGCCGGAAGGCCTTCCTGCACTGGTTTACAGGAGAGGGCATGGATGAGATGGAGTTCACAGAAGCGGAGAGCAACATGAACGACCTGGTGTCTGAATACCAGCAATATCAAGAAGCTACGGCCAATGATGGTGAAGAAGCTTTtgaagatgatgaagaagaaatcaATGAATAG